The Dehalococcoidia bacterium genome window below encodes:
- a CDS encoding DUF4143 domain-containing protein → SSFRLFMRLCAGRVGQLVNLSSLGSDAGVSHTTVREWLTILETSYIIFQLPPFYANIRKRLVKSPKIYFYDVGLASYLLGIENAEQVTTHPLRGALFENMVVAETLKYRFNRGRQPNLSFFRDSRGLECDLLYETGHGIHAIEVKSGATVSSDYFRSLNRVAEFVCMGAQYVRPGATAMLCRRVNWPEYSNGSKSTRRSRPL, encoded by the coding sequence TGTCCAGCTTCAGACTATTCATGCGCTTGTGTGCAGGCCGAGTTGGGCAACTGGTCAATCTCAGCTCACTGGGTTCGGATGCCGGTGTGTCCCACACAACGGTGCGGGAGTGGCTCACCATACTGGAGACGAGCTACATAATCTTCCAGCTACCACCGTTCTACGCCAATATCCGTAAGCGTCTGGTCAAGTCCCCCAAGATTTACTTCTACGACGTAGGGCTGGCCAGCTATCTCCTAGGAATCGAAAACGCGGAGCAAGTAACCACTCATCCTCTTCGCGGGGCACTCTTCGAGAATATGGTTGTTGCTGAGACACTCAAGTATCGCTTCAATCGTGGTCGTCAGCCCAACCTCTCTTTCTTCCGAGACTCAAGGGGCCTGGAATGTGATCTCCTCTACGAGACCGGTCACGGAATCCATGCAATTGAAGTAAAGTCGGGCGCTACGGTCTCCTCAGACTACTTCAGGTCACTAAACCGCGTTGCCGAGTTCGTGTGTATGGGGGCACAGTACGTCAGACCCGGAGCGACTGCGATGTTGTGCCGGCGAGTGAACTGGCCGGAGTACTCGAACGGTTCGAAGTCAACCAGGAGATCGAGGCCTTTGTGA
- a CDS encoding cobalamin-dependent protein (Presence of a B(12) (cobalamin)-binding domain implies dependence on cobalamin itself, in one of its several forms, or in some unusual lineages, dependence on a cobalamin-like analog.), producing MKGSDRIAELRNRYAEALVGGEGELARSLVGRAVGRGVSHIEIYLEVLAPAQVRVGELWHEGRVNVAQEHLATTITLDIMDHLRQGMTTPTGLGVRAVVTPVEGDQHSVGARMIADLLAMDGWEVDFLGTGTPASDLGEFVRHRNVDLVAISSAMPEFLPNVRAATDVIRRVASPGPRIMLGGGALESASLDIKTLGCDAIVGNALEAVSEARRLVGLTDENLTLGEHLTLMGRRINSARTSRRMTQQQLADAAELDRTYISLVEHGRQNLSIGAVLKIANALEVPMGDLLALPSAGPRLRHK from the coding sequence GTGAAAGGGTCTGATCGAATAGCTGAACTTAGAAATCGATACGCTGAGGCTCTGGTGGGTGGTGAGGGTGAGCTGGCGCGGTCGTTGGTTGGGCGGGCCGTGGGCAGGGGTGTTAGCCATATCGAGATTTATCTCGAGGTGCTGGCGCCGGCTCAGGTCAGAGTTGGGGAGCTGTGGCACGAGGGACGCGTCAATGTGGCACAGGAACACCTGGCTACCACGATCACCCTCGACATCATGGACCACCTCAGGCAGGGCATGACGACGCCCACCGGACTTGGTGTGCGGGCAGTGGTGACGCCGGTGGAGGGCGACCAGCATAGCGTCGGGGCGCGAATGATCGCCGACCTGCTGGCGATGGACGGCTGGGAGGTCGACTTCCTGGGGACCGGCACACCGGCGTCAGACCTGGGTGAGTTCGTTCGTCATCGCAACGTCGATCTCGTGGCGATCTCGTCGGCGATGCCGGAATTCCTCCCTAACGTCAGGGCTGCCACAGACGTTATACGCAGAGTGGCCTCGCCAGGACCCAGGATCATGTTGGGCGGCGGAGCCCTCGAAAGCGCATCCCTCGACATCAAGACGTTGGGGTGCGACGCCATCGTCGGCAACGCGCTGGAGGCCGTGAGCGAGGCGCGCCGACTGGTCGGACTGACCGATGAGAACCTGACGCTGGGAGAACACCTGACCCTCATGGGCAGACGGATCAACTCAGCGCGGACTTCCCGAAGGATGACTCAGCAGCAGTTGGCTGATGCGGCCGAACTGGACCGCACGTACATCAGCCTAGTCGAACATGGCAGGCAGAACCTTTCTATTGGAGCCGTGCTGAAGATCGCGAACGCGCTGGAAGTGCCGATGGGCGATCTGCTGGCGCTGCCTTCAGCGGGACCTCGACTGAGGCATAAATGA
- a CDS encoding efflux RND transporter permease subunit: protein MIRFVTGLALRRRSVTVLAVILVLAAGIFTYRSLPVELFPEIEFPLVTVTTFYPSANPDAVVRDVTEPIEAAITGVDGLDAMQSISTENRSIILASFEFGTDMSNAENVINSNVGGISFPGGVNDPIVARINPDEFPVLQLSVINGGDVAELQRIVESRIVPEISAVEGVFGVEVSGGVERRALVSVDLEKASEKGVSLFQISQALRENSITLPGGVISNGGKLLPIKTTNSYSSLDDLRGLVVSSPAAFGGMPAGGPGASGPPAQAPSTSAGQAPSTGSGQALSAGSGQAPSAGSRQAVTLGDVADVTLGSGIPTSISRTNGQPSMSIAVVKHPDANTIDVTTGVQDALASIRGELNGAEIVTFRDQGPDIQSQISTLEREAILGLTLAISVVFLFFLTLRPSVIMGVLRTLRPTVVIGLSIPLSIFMGVLLMSWQGLALNFMTLGGLAISVGRVVDDSIVVLENVYRNIEGGKERWRRGRPGDHGVHAYDNRSLPAARLHRGAGWSVLLPVRYHRQLCTDRIARGRAHRRSGAGSVPAQAR from the coding sequence TTGATCAGATTTGTCACAGGACTTGCGCTGCGTCGCAGGTCAGTTACCGTACTCGCCGTCATACTTGTGCTGGCGGCGGGGATATTCACCTACCGGAGTCTGCCGGTGGAGCTGTTCCCGGAGATCGAGTTTCCGCTGGTTACCGTGACCACGTTCTACCCGTCGGCCAACCCGGATGCGGTGGTGCGGGACGTTACCGAGCCCATCGAGGCGGCCATCACAGGAGTTGACGGACTCGACGCGATGCAGTCGATCTCGACCGAGAACCGGTCGATCATCCTGGCCTCGTTCGAGTTCGGGACGGACATGTCCAACGCCGAGAACGTCATCAACTCAAACGTAGGAGGGATCTCATTCCCCGGTGGAGTCAACGACCCTATCGTCGCCCGCATCAACCCGGACGAGTTCCCGGTGCTGCAGCTAAGCGTCATCAACGGCGGCGACGTTGCGGAACTGCAGCGCATTGTCGAATCGCGGATTGTGCCGGAGATATCGGCGGTAGAGGGCGTCTTCGGTGTCGAGGTCTCAGGAGGCGTCGAGCGCAGGGCGCTCGTGTCGGTCGATCTCGAGAAGGCGTCCGAAAAGGGCGTGTCGCTGTTCCAGATCTCGCAGGCGCTGCGCGAGAACAGCATCACGCTGCCGGGCGGCGTTATTTCGAACGGCGGCAAGCTGCTGCCGATCAAGACGACCAACTCTTACTCGTCGCTTGACGACCTGCGTGGACTGGTTGTGAGCAGTCCGGCGGCGTTCGGCGGTATGCCGGCCGGCGGGCCGGGAGCGTCGGGGCCACCGGCACAGGCACCTTCGACAAGTGCTGGGCAGGCTCCTTCGACAGGCTCAGGACAGGCCCTTTCGGCAGGCTCTGGGCAGGCCCCCTCGGCAGGCTCAAGACAGGCTGTCACGCTTGGCGACGTGGCGGACGTCACGCTTGGGTCGGGCATCCCGACGAGCATATCCAGGACGAACGGCCAGCCGAGCATGAGTATCGCAGTCGTCAAGCACCCGGACGCCAACACGATCGACGTGACGACGGGCGTCCAGGATGCGCTGGCCAGTATCCGAGGCGAACTGAATGGCGCGGAGATCGTGACTTTCAGGGACCAGGGTCCTGACATCCAGTCGCAGATCTCTACCCTCGAGCGTGAGGCCATCCTGGGGCTGACGCTTGCCATCTCGGTCGTATTCCTGTTTTTCCTGACGCTAAGACCATCAGTCATCATGGGCGTTCTCAGGACGCTTCGCCCCACGGTGGTGATCGGTTTGTCGATACCCCTGAGCATATTCATGGGCGTGCTGCTCATGAGCTGGCAGGGGCTGGCCCTGAACTTCATGACACTTGGTGGGCTCGCGATATCGGTCGGCAGGGTCGTGGACGACAGCATCGTGGTGCTGGAGAACGTGTACCGCAACATCGAGGGCGGCAAGGAGCGGTGGCGTCGAGGTCGGCCCGGCGATCACGGCGTCCACGCTTACGACAATCGTAGTCTTCCTGCCGCTCGCCTTCATCGAGGGGCTGGTTGGAGCGTTCTTCTTCCCGTTCGCTATCACCGTCAGCTTTGCACTGATCGCATCGCTCGTGGTCGCGCTCACCGCCGTTCCGGTGCTGGGAGCGTACCTGCTCAGGCCCGGTGA
- the rnc gene encoding ribonuclease III → MKHSPRQIAEIAAALELEFDDISLLEQALVHGSFVSEFPGVFEESNQRLEFLGDAVLGLIVAQELMTRFPEWPEGRMTQVRATLVDGQSLSEIGARLGLGKWLVMGRGEIDRGGSERKSNLVDAFEALVGALFLDQGYEASREFALRVMDPELEIAAEAETAPRHPKSLLHEAAMERGYGPPVYETVGMKGSSHDPTFTVQAVVNGVAMGTGQGRSKKVAGAEAAVAALGALGSG, encoded by the coding sequence ATGAAACACTCACCACGTCAGATTGCTGAAATCGCGGCAGCGCTAGAGCTGGAATTCGACGACATCTCGCTGCTGGAGCAGGCGCTGGTACACGGCTCGTTCGTCTCGGAGTTTCCAGGCGTATTCGAGGAGTCGAACCAGCGCCTGGAGTTCCTGGGAGATGCAGTCCTGGGACTGATCGTCGCGCAGGAGTTGATGACCAGGTTCCCGGAGTGGCCTGAGGGCCGCATGACGCAGGTGCGCGCCACGCTGGTGGATGGGCAGTCGCTGTCTGAGATCGGCGCGAGGCTCGGACTGGGCAAATGGCTCGTCATGGGCAGGGGCGAGATCGACAGGGGGGGCAGCGAGCGCAAGTCGAACCTCGTCGACGCATTTGAGGCGCTGGTGGGCGCGCTGTTCCTGGACCAGGGGTACGAAGCGTCGCGCGAGTTCGCTCTTCGCGTCATGGACCCTGAGCTGGAGATTGCCGCCGAGGCGGAGACGGCCCCACGCCACCCCAAGTCGCTGCTGCACGAGGCGGCGATGGAACGCGGCTACGGGCCTCCGGTGTACGAGACGGTCGGGATGAAGGGTTCGAGTCACGACCCGACGTTCACAGTCCAGGCCGTGGTGAACGGCGTCGCGATGGGGACGGGCCAGGGTCGTAGCAAGAAGGTGGCGGGGGCTGAGGCAGCGGTGGCGGCGCTGGGGGCGCTGGGGAGCGGGTGA